Proteins encoded in a region of the Triticum dicoccoides isolate Atlit2015 ecotype Zavitan chromosome 3A, WEW_v2.0, whole genome shotgun sequence genome:
- the LOC119266824 gene encoding hydroquinone glucosyltransferase-like — MEANGVSGGAAGARRPPHVAMLVTPGMGHLIPLAELAKRLAARHGVEATLITFASTASATQRAFLASLPPAISSLSLPPVDLSDLPPDASIEMLMSEECVRLVPALTEVLSRLMETTRLVAYFADLFGADSFDAAVAAGVPRRCLFFPGNLQGLTLILHLPELDVSMPGEFRDLAEPVRLPGCVPIPGADILSPLQDKSSPSYRWMVHHGRRYREAHAILVNSFDVLEPDAATVLGRPEPGRPPVYSIGPIIRTDAAPVASDAPRAACLDWLDRQPPKSVVFVSFGSGGSLPTEQMHELALGLELSGQRFLWVVRSPSDEGAVNANYYDAESKKDPLAYLPAGFVERTEGVGLLVPSWAPQTEVLAHEATGCFLVHCGWNSVLESLVHGVPMVAWPLFAEQRQNAVMLSEGVGAAVRVPATKRKEEIAAAVREVMAGPGKGAEVRAKVATLQKAAIEGLLEGGAATAALDEVASRWTGAEHA; from the coding sequence ATGGAGGCGAACGGCGTCAGCGGCGGCGCGGCCGGGGCTCGCCGGCCACCGCACGTGGCGATGCTGGTGACGCCCGGGATGGGCCACCTCATCCCGCTCGCCGAGCTGGCCAAGCGCCTCGCCGCGCGGCACGGCGTCGAGGCCACGCTCATCACCTTCGCCTCCACGGCCTCCGCCACGCAGCGGGCCTTCCTCGCCTCCCTCccgccggccatctcctccctctccctcccgcccgTCGACCTCTCCGACCTGCCGCCCGACGCCTCCATCGAGATGCTCATGTCCGAGGAGTGCGTGCGGCTGGTGCCGGCGCTGACCGAGGTACTCTCGCGGCTCATGGAGACCACGCGCCTGGTGGCCTACTTCGCCGACCTCTTCGGGGCCGACTCGTTCGACGCCGCCGTGGCCGCCGGCGTGCCGAGGAGGTGCCTCTTCTTCCCCGGGAACCTCCAGGGGCTCACCCTCATCCTCCACCTCCCGGAGCTCGACGTCTCCATGCCCGGCGAGTTCCGCGACCTCGCCGAGCCCGTCCGGCTCCCCGGCTGCGTGCCCATCCCGGGGGCGGACATCCTCTCGCCGCTGCAGGACAAGTCCAGCCCGAGCTACAGGTGGATGGTGCACCACGGCAGGCGCTACCGCGAGGCCCACGCCATCCTGGTCAACTCCTTCGACGTCCTCGAGCCGGACGCCGCCACGGTGCTCGGCCGCCCGGAGCCCGGCCGCCCTCCCGTGTACAGCATCGGTCCGATCATACGCACCGACGCCGCGCCCGTCGCCAGCGACGCGCCGCGCGCCGCGTGCCTGGACTGGCTCGACCGGCAGCCGCCGAAATCCGTCGTCTTCGTCTCGTTCGGCTCCGGGGGCTCGCTGCCGACGGAGCAGATGCACGAGCTGGCGCTGGGGCTGGAGCTCAGCGGGCAGCGGTTCCTGTGGGTGGTGCGGAGCCCGAGCGACGAGGGGGCCGTCAACGCCAACTACTACGACGCGGAGAGCAAGAAGGACCCGCTGGCGTACCTCCCGGCGGGGTTCGTGGAGCGGACCGAGGGCGTGGGCCTGCTGGTGCCGTCGTGGGCGCCGCAGACGGAGGTGCTGGCTCACGAGGCCACGGGGTGCTTCCTGGTGCACTGCGGGTGGAACTCGGTCCTGGAGAGCCTGGTGCACGGCGTGCCCATGGTCGCGTGGCCGCTCTTCGCCGAGCAGCGGCAGAACGCCGTGATGCTCTCGGAGGGCGTCGGGGCCGCCGTGCGCGTGCCGGCGACCAAGAGGAAGGAGGAGATCGCCGCGGCGGTGAGGGAGGTGATGGCTGGCCCAGGCAAAGGCGCCGAGGTGAGAGCTAAGGTGGCGACGCTGCAGAAGGCCGCCATTGAAGGCCTCCTCGAGGGAGGCGCCGCCACGGCCGCGCTGGACGAGGTGGCGAGCAGGTGGACTGGCGCCGAGCATGCGTGA
- the LOC119271062 gene encoding putative E3 ubiquitin-protein ligase SINA-like 6: protein MSAQGIESMEAKRRRGEKSATSEGAIPLEVLDCAFCFDPLRPPVFQCRVGHVICSSCHHKLRKKDNCHVCAITGGYNRCIAFDHILESIKVSCSNSIYGCTIKTHYYQQEEHEKSCPHAPCFCPEPGCGFAGSTAQLQRHLTVDHMLPATAFAYGYSFTLHMQEGMRVLHRKEEGGPLFLAKFTLVPPFGNAISILCIHPHVVTENHRFECDVDFYSRTMGWHQHSNFQIISTNLSNGFPGEEASYTFVVPKISSDPHTTTTRLLIRPPKITCP, encoded by the exons ATGAGCGCACAGGGGATTGAGAGTATGGAGGCGAAGAGGAGGAGGGGGGAGAAGTCCGCCACCAGCGAAGgtgccatccctctagaggtgctgGACTGCGCCTTCTGCTTTGATCCCCTCAGGCCTCCCGTCTTTCAG TGTAGGGTCGGGCATGTGATATGTTCGTCTTGCCATCACAAGCTCCGGAAGAAGGACAATTGCCATGTGTGCGCCATTACCGGAGGCTACAACCGCTGCATCGCCTTCGACCACATCCTCGAGTCTATTAAGGTCTCTTGCTCCAACTCCATCTATGGGTGCACCATCAAGACACACTACTACCAGCAAGAGGAGCATGAGAAATCGTGTCCGCATGCGCCGTGCTTCTGCCCCGAACCTGGTTGCGGCTTCGCAGGCTCAACCGCCCAACTCCAGCGCCATCTCACTGTCGATCACATGTTGCCCGCAACTGCGTTTGCGTATGGATATTCTTTCACCCTTCATATGCAGGAAGGAATGCGTGTTCTCCACAGGAAAGAAGAAGGTGGCCCCCTTTTCCTAGCAAAGTTCACGTTGGTGCCACCTTTCGGCAATGCTATCTCCATCTTGTGCATTCATCCTCATGTTGTGACAGAAAATCATAGATTCGAGTGCGATGTTGATTTCTACAGCCGCACCATGGGATGGCACCAACATTCAAATTTCCAGATTATAAGCACGAATCTCTCCAACGGGTTCCCAGGGGAGGAGGCCAGCTATACATTTGTTGTGCCAAAAATTTCTTCCGACCCGCacaccaccaccacccgcctccTCATTCGCCCCCCAAAGATAACCTGTCCCTAA